In Pseudobacter ginsenosidimutans, the following are encoded in one genomic region:
- a CDS encoding HigA family addiction module antitoxin, which translates to MLQELEILKGVHPGFVLDRKIREMNLRKGQLALAIREYPQTITSITKGRRGMNTELALKLEKALGLEEGYFMVLQVFYDIKQAKKREEKKPDLTKFRKILFWDTDFASIDWVRQYKAIILRVIQRGNEQEKKALIEFYGQERVQEVIAENLKSPN; encoded by the coding sequence ATGCTACAGGAATTGGAGATTTTAAAAGGTGTACATCCAGGTTTTGTTCTTGACCGAAAGATCAGGGAAATGAACTTGCGAAAAGGCCAATTGGCACTTGCAATTCGGGAGTATCCTCAAACAATTACCAGCATTACCAAAGGGCGTAGGGGCATGAATACAGAACTGGCCCTGAAGCTTGAAAAAGCGCTTGGTCTGGAAGAGGGCTATTTTATGGTACTTCAGGTTTTCTATGATATTAAGCAGGCAAAAAAACGCGAAGAGAAGAAACCTGATCTGACTAAATTCAGGAAGATACTTTTTTGGGATACTGATTTCGCTTCTATAGATTGGGTCCGCCAATACAAAGCAATCATTCTACGGGTTATTCAAAGAGGTAATGAACAGGAAAAGAAAGCACTGATAGAATTCTATGGACAAGAGAGAGTTCAGGAGGTTATTGCTGAAAATCTAAAATCACCAAACTAG
- a CDS encoding nucleotidyl transferase AbiEii/AbiGii toxin family protein: protein MHWETVTALLKEVLEAVMKEKIFDQFRLVGGTSLSLQCGHRSSVDIELFTDAEYGSIDFESIDHWFRNHYAIVITHHVGSIGFGITYYIGHSKDDLLKVDLYYTDTFVRPIIEREGIRLADEEDVIAMKLNIVGQEGEKKTFGIFMK, encoded by the coding sequence ATGCATTGGGAAACAGTAACTGCTTTATTAAAAGAAGTATTGGAAGCTGTAATGAAGGAAAAGATTTTTGATCAATTTCGATTGGTTGGAGGAACCTCACTTAGCCTGCAATGTGGACATAGAAGTTCAGTAGATATAGAATTGTTCACAGATGCCGAATATGGAAGCATTGACTTTGAATCGATCGATCATTGGTTCCGCAATCATTATGCAATAGTTATTACTCATCATGTTGGTTCTATTGGATTTGGTATAACATATTATATTGGGCATTCAAAAGATGACCTCTTAAAAGTTGATTTGTATTACACTGATACCTTTGTTCGTCCAATAATTGAACGGGAAGGGATCAGATTGGCTGATGAGGAAGATGTAATAGCCATGAAATTGAATATTGTTGGGCAGGAGGGAGAAAAAAAGACTTTTGGGATCTTTATGAAGTGA